CCAGGAAGCTGCCCAGCAGCCCCACCAGCAGCCAGGGCAGGCGGTGCCGCAGGCGGCGCATGGGCGGCTCTTCGATCGCCTCGCGGGCGTGCAGGCCCTCGCGCGTGATGCCGGCGAAGCGGTGGATGTCTTCCACGTGTTCGCGCCGCAGGATGTGCAGCAGCGCCGAGGCCGGCACCACGCCCACCAGGCGCCCCTGGGCGTCGGTCACCGGGATGGCGCTGAGCTCGTGGTGCAGTGCCAGCGAGGCCACACGCTCCTGGTCCGTTTCGGCGTGCACCTTGGGGAAATGGAGGTTGGCGACCTGGCCCACCCGCGTGTCCCGGGGCAAGGCGAGCAGGGCCGCCAGCGACACGACGCCCAGCAGATGCTCACCGGCATCGAGCACGCACACCAGGTCGATGCATTCGCTGGGCCGCGCCAGCAGCGCGTCCAGCACCTCGGCCACCGTCTGGTCGGGCGTGGCCCGCGGTACGTCGGCCACCGCATGGCGTGCCGCGGTTTCGTTGTGCCGCGGCGTGGGTGGGTCCTGCACGGTCCGTGGGCTGGCGGCGGTTGGCGCGGTGGTGGTGCGGGGGCTGGGGTTCGACATGGGGCTCCTGTCCGCGGGTGGGGCGTGTGCCCGCCCACCGTGCGCAGTGTAGGTCTCGCCGCCGGTTCGGTCTCTTTCTCCTTCCAACGCGATGAAGCCTCCGCCCAGGCGCGGGCAGGCGGGCTGACCCGGCATGGGACCACACGACATGGGTTCGATCGGGGGTCTGTTCCAAGGGGCGGTGGCTCAACGGGTGGTCCACCTGGCCAAGGTGCCGGCACTGTTGATGATGTGAGGGCAGCCCCTCAACACGAAGAAGGCCCGCCCACCCTGACGGGTGGCGGGCCCTGTGAAGGTCCCCGGCATCGCGTATGACCGCCGTGCCGGTCTGAGGGTGCCTTCACCCCTCGTGGTGTCGGAGACACCACGATCTTTCCCCCGAAAGGGAAACCTCACTTGACCACTGGTGAGCAGACTTACCGTCACATCCCCCACTGGCCATTCCAGTGTGCGACGGCCGGCGTGTGGGGCCATTGAGCACGCTCAATCCGGTCGCAGATTTTCCGACCGGTTCAGGC
This Hydrogenophaga taeniospiralis DNA region includes the following protein-coding sequences:
- a CDS encoding magnesium transporter produces the protein MSNPSPRTTTAPTAASPRTVQDPPTPRHNETAARHAVADVPRATPDQTVAEVLDALLARPSECIDLVCVLDAGEHLLGVVSLAALLALPRDTRVGQVANLHFPKVHAETDQERVASLALHHELSAIPVTDAQGRLVGVVPASALLHILRREHVEDIHRFAGITREGLHAREAIEEPPMRRLRHRLPWLLVGLLGSFLATFIVARFEHTLALHPSIAFFVPGLVYLADAIGTQTEAVAVRGLSLSHVRLSTLIGGEMRTGLLIGLVLAGLTLPAVGLAFGDWPLACAVAGALVAAGGIATTIGLVLPWVLGRLGSDPAYGSGPLATIVQDLLSLLTYFVIVSAVVL